A part of Miscanthus floridulus cultivar M001 chromosome 6, ASM1932011v1, whole genome shotgun sequence genomic DNA contains:
- the LOC136459056 gene encoding protein NRT1/ PTR FAMILY 1.2-like, whose translation MEVSAMEEALPKATARRKGGLRTIPFIISNEIFEKVATFGLTANMILYLTERYLMSSAVATVVLYFWNAISNFLPIFGAVLADARLGRFRVIALGSCVSLFGMCLLCLTAILPVYKKTPECAAAARPESGCVVLPWQLPLLFTSFALMSLGSGGIRPCTLAFGADQLDKRDNSAKNVRTLQTFFNWYYTVLGLSIVFAATIIVYIQQARGWVVGFAVPVVLMVTALTLFLLGSPFYVKVASDRSVIIGFMQVLVASYKNRHEPLPPETADSSSFYNKAGCKPRTPTNKLRYLNRAGVLRNPSKEVSPDGAACDPWRLCTVQQVEDTKAVIRVLPIWSTGIMPGVIVGQQMFPTLQAKTMERTVGKMEIPAASFGVFAILTLTVWVAVYDRVLVRPLSRLTGHARGLSLRQRMGAGLALFAVAMAVAAHTESVRRAAAIAQELRDPGHPDEPVHMSAMKLVPQHCLTGLAEGLNLIGQIEFYYSEFPKTMSSIGVSLLALGLGFGAVLGSAIVGVIGAGTRSGGHDGWLPNNLNRGHYDYYYLVLAVLCTANVVYFMVCGWAYGEEGQNRVVAADAEAEDDKVEEHKAVII comes from the exons ATGGAGGTCTCAGCCATGGAGGAAGCCCTCCCCAAGGCGACGGCGAGGAGGAAGGGAGGCCTCAGAACTATTCCCTTCATCATCT CGAACGAGATCTTCGAGAAGGTGGCCACGTTCGGGCTGACGGCCAACATGATCCTGTACCTCACCGAGCGGTACCTCATGTCCAGCGCTGTCGCCACCGTCGTCCTCTACTTCTGGAACGCCATCTCCAACTTCCTGCCCATCTTCGGCGCCGTGCTTGCCGACGCTCGCCTCGGCCGGTTCCGTGTCATCGCGCTCGGCTCCTGCGTCAGCCTCTTC GGGATGTGCCTGCTGTGCCTGACGGCGATCCTCCCGGTGTACAAGAAGACCCCGgagtgcgcggcggcggcgcggccggaAAGCGGCTGCGTGGTGCTGCCGTGGCAGCTGCCGCTGCTGTTCACGTCGTTCGCGCTCATGTCCCTCGGGTCGGGCGGCATCCGGCCCTGCACGCTGGCGTTCGGGGCGGACCAGCTGGACAAGCGGGACAACAGCGCCAAGAACGTGCGGACGCTGCAGACCTTCTTCAACTGGTACTACACGGTGCTGGGTCTCTCCATCGTGTTCGCGGCCACCATCATCGTGTACATCCAGCAGGCTAGGGGCTGGGTCGTCGGCTTCGCCGTGCccgtcgtgctcatggtcaccgCGCTCACGCTGTTCCTCCTCGGCTCGCCCTTCTACGTCAAGGTGGCGTCCGACAGGAGCGTCATCATCGGCTTCATGCAGGTGCTCGTCGCCAGCTACAAGAACCGCCACGAGCCCTTGCCGCCGGAGACCGCCGACTCCTCGAGCTTCTACAACAAAGCAGGCTGCAAGCCCAGGACTCCCACGAACAAGCTAAGGTACTTGAACCGGGCGGGCGTGCTTAGGAACCCGAGCAAGGAGGTCAGCCCCGACGGGGCGGCGTGCGACCCGTGGCGGCTGTGCACGGTTCAACAGGTGGAGGACACCAAGGCCGTCATCCGCGTGCTCCCGATATGGTCGACGGGGATCATGCCCGGCGTCATCGTCGGGCAGCAGATGTTCCCGACGCTGCAAGCGAAGACGATGGAGCGGACGGTGGGCAAGATGGAGATCCCCGCGGCCTCCTTCGGCGTCTTCGCCATCCTGACGCTCACCGTCTGGGTAGCCGTGTACGACCGCGTGCTGGTGCGGCCACTGTCCCGGCTCACCGGCCACGCGCGCGGGCTCAGCCTGCGGCAGCGGATGGGCGCCGGCCTCGCGCTCTtcgccgtggccatggccgtggccgcgCACACCGAGAGCGTCCGCCGAGCCGCCGCGATCGCCCAGGAGCTCCGCGACCCGGGGCACCCGGACGAACCGGTGCACATGTCGGCCATGAAGCTGGTGCCGCAGCACTGCCTGACGGGGCTCGCCGAGGGCCTGAACCTGATCGGGCAGATCGAGTTCTACTACTCCGAGTTTCCCAAGACCATGTCCAGCATCGGGGTGTCGCTGCTCGCGCTCGGCCTCGGGTTCGGCGCCGTGCTGGGCAGCGCCATCGTCGGGGTCATCGGCGCGGGGACCCGGAGCGGCGGCCACGACGGCTGGCTTCCGAACAACCTGAACAGGGGGCACTACGACTACTACTACCTGGTCCTGGCGGTGCTGTGTACAGCCAACGTGGTGTACTTCATGGTGTGTGGCTGGGCGTACGGAGAGGAGGGGCAGAACCGGGTGGTGGCCGCCGACGCCGAGGCGGAGGACGACAAGGTGGAGGAGCACAAAGCGGTCATCATTTAG